The window TCGTTGGCATTGTTTGTTTAAAACACACTACAtgcatttaaatgtattatgttTCACATTGAATTCCAGAGTAAAAGACTACAAAGACACACATTtgcatttcatcattttattttattttaggaaAGACAACTAACCCTTCCCTTTAAGACTTTTTAAGGTGTTATACCAGCACAATATAAAACAGGAGGCTTacataacaaaacatcaaaaaacaaataaaaaagtcacatcTGTTGCTAACTACAGTCTCGTTAAacgtaaatcttttttttttttttttttttagaaaaaggcTGCTTTTAAAACAGCATAAAGACAGCTTGAATGAAGgacacatatataaaaaaaaaaggaaaaacatggGATTTTGGTGCCCTGACAGAAAGTGCTGCAATTTTGGCAATAACAGAACTGACAGGAGCACAAAAGTCAAACTTTTATATATTTAGTAAGATTTCAGATTGTTTAATAAGCAAAGTTCTAATGAAACCTATCGAGTTGAATACGTTTTTATGGATACAGAAGTGGACTACACGGTGAGCTCGTTGTGCAAGAGGATGCCCAGGCTACATTGCACAACTTATAATTCCATTCATGCTGAATGATTGGTTGACATGTTACTGCACCAATAGGCTAGCAGGCTGAGGTTAATATGAGGAAGCACTGCACTGTCTTGATAACCAGGATCTTCCGTTTTTTGTTTCTGCACCTCCCATCACTGACAAGGCACAGCTGACAAAAGAATAGTAAAATCATGAAACTTAAGAaagaaaattgttttttttctgaatttatTCCAGGTTAGGCTAGGTCCGGTTGAAATACACAAAAGGTGAAAAGCTACTGCTGTGCTTTCTTCAGCAGAGCCTCGGCTTCCTGCAGAGAGACAAAAACGGCAAGAAAAGGACATATTGTGAAATATTAACAGAGatgatatataaataatatccCCTGATACATTAAAGAGGAAACCCCTTCTGTGTTTCTATGGTAACCGGCACACCTTCCTGTATTTCTGAACAAGACGGAAGGGAGGCGCAAGTGTGCAGCAAACACAGCGAGAGGAAGACTGCTGGAGTGTGAGTATCACAAAAATGTCGACCTTTTTTATGGGTGGCAATGTGGTCTAAGGATGCAAGTGTGTTTCTGTAAGAAAGCACTTACAAGAAATACGTGGTAATGAGTTACTAAAACTTTACCTTTGATCCTGGGGGAGCAGTCAGGCCTAGAAATGCATACACAGCATTGTCCTCTCTGGCATCGAAGAAGGCCTCGTAGTCCTGAGAAGGAAAGAGAACTTCAGAGATGCCAAATGaatcacacgcacacaaactcTAGTCTAAGGAAAGATAATACGAAGCAGACTTTGGATGAGTGCCTGAGGGCGACAATGTGAGCACGAAATGCCAGATGGATAGATTCAACTGGACAGAAAAGCTCATCTATGAGAATGCAACACCTAATTCCTTCATTGTTTGGATCTCTCCTTCAGTCCTGCAGTCAGCAGCAATTATCATGGAAATGTTCTTTCTCATTCACTGTTGCATTTGAGTACATCCTGCATGTGTTGAACTTAATTTCCAGCAAGGCACTATACAGGAGCTCCACTGTAAGTTGCTCAAGTGTACAAATGCTCAACCACCTTTGGACTTCTAAAGGCATGAAAGCCAGGCGTAAGGTGAGGATTTGTTTGATACGTCTCCATCCCTATCCCGAGATCATTTACTATTTGACAGAACTGTCATGATTTGCACTCTGTTTGATCTGCTGCCCTCCATTGTGTCTTTGCTCGCCTGACCAGCACACCTGCAGCTAATCGGCAATTAGGCCTTCTTAAGCCTTGCTGGAAGCGCACTTGTTGGCAGATTGTTGCCTAACCTCGCCATCACCACTACGACCGTGTTCTGCTAAAGCTATTCTCGGTTATCTTTTGTTCTTTCGTGTCAATTCATTCTCTGTAAGTTGTCGAGCACTgttgcatttttctttatttccgcATCTCCATCTTTCTTTTTTGACTAGTTTCCTAGTGACCTTCTGTCTTTGTAGTTTGCTTTTTCCCTCCTCTGGGAGAGCTTTTTGTGAGcattaaaatatcttttttaCACCACTCCTCTTAGTCACTGCTCTGGGGTCCACAAATTCTGGCATGCGTGGCAGCAGTcctaacagaacaatctggccaacaTGGACACCACAGAGGCACGCACGATACAACTAGCGCTTCGCTAACAAACCCAGCGACTCCACAACCAAGAGGACCAATTCATTCAGCTTGACACCAGTACTGGAACAGGCTGCTTCAGTCGGAACTAACACACCCTGTCCACCTGCGATGGCATCACCGGGGCGGGGCATCAGCTTCCGGATCGCACCTCTCAGCTCAACGCCAGCCCTTCCTGCACCTCCGGCTACCGACGTTCCAATGCAGTTGGGCGGGATGCCGGACCTCGTCCACTGAGCGGGCCCACCTGATCAAGCTCCACCTCTGCCTCTCACCGCATCTCCAGCTTTCCGGCGCACCCAACCAGAGGTAACCGCTCCCCCTCCAGCCAAGCGTCGTCGGGGTCCTCTTTGGCCTCATCCACCAACTATGATGTATGAGTACCCTTCTCCTGCTGACGCTTCTCCTGTCCATCCGAAGAGACTGCAGCTGCCCGGAACATTGTCCGGCAGTGGGCCTAATCTCAAGGTGTCCGCCGTCATTGACTCGGGGGGCTGATGACTGGTTTTTTTTGGACTCGGGGTTTGCAAAGACTCACGCCTTAAAATTAAATGTGCTCACTCCACCTACAAAGGTCCTTTCTTTAGATGGATGCCTCCTAGCCATTGTTACTCACCAGACCAAATCCCTCAGTTTGCACTTGTCCGGTAATCACGACTCGAtccgtctttttgttgttttttttatcatgcaTTCGCAGTCGGTAGTTTTAGGTCTCCCATGGTTGCAACTTCAAAACCCAAGCATCGATTGGTCTAAACCCGCTATTCTTAGTTGGAGCACTTTTTGCCACGCCCACTGCTTTCTACAAGGCACTAGGAGCATGAGCAAGTTTGTCTTCTGGGCATCAACCTCAGTCCAATGGGCAGACGGAGCGAGCTAACCAGAACTTGGAAGCCATGctgcgctgtgtgtgtgtcatcaccACACTTCTGCCTGGTCCACCCATCTCCCCTGGATGGAGTGCACCCACAACACCCTCACCTGCTccgccacaggtatgtcaccttTCAAGACTGCTCATGGGTTTCAACCTCCTCTGTTCCCCTACCAAGAGTCTTTGCTCCTTTTGTTAACGCTTTAACATACGCTGTTGTTGTAATCACGTGTGAGGGTGCAGTCTGGAATCAATTTAATTGTATCGGAGTGCTAAAATCTAAAATTTTACatgcaggccaatataatccGTAATAATTTTTTTGCTAATACCAGCACAATATCTGATATCAATATTGATTGCTGGAGGAAGACTACACGCCACAAGCAGCACAAGAATGTGCCTCTTGCTGCACATAAGCAGAAGAATACAGTGCGTGCCTGCTCAGCTACACTGAGGATGAATAATATcgcttattagttaacttttgcatttcattatgtctcccaagcggcagcGTGCCAGAGGAAACcaagaaagtgaaaatgaaccaTAAAAAGCCCAGAGAGTAGACACGCCCACCAATACTGGACGATCTTGTGGTCTTAACCACTCAACTGtggcgaccatcattaaggataaagattattgaatgctgGAGGGGTCATAGACTCTGTGTGCTGTTAGAGGAAAATTTGGGAGAAGAGGAgcttatccttccagactagtcTGGGACAATACTTTAAGAAGATAAGAAGGCCCGCAAgacattcttgtatttatttattttttttactgtactgtattttatatgcccATCGTGTGTCCTGTGTACAGAGTGAATGACTTAGGAGCTAATTTAGGTAAAATAAGCTTGACTTGCATCGccgtctaggaacggaactcattcgtaacctgaggaccacctgtacgttattgtggtttgcagtggtgtaactGCACGGCTGTTACATGCATTTCTTGGGTGCCTTCACATCCACACTTTCACACGCTGAGACCAACACACACCGAGTCTCACCCCGCAATATTTGCTCTCATTGAATATCTGTGGTGGGAGAGGGTTCCCTGTGGCTGGCCGTGACTCCTCCGGAACATTCTCTCGCATCCACTTCCGGTTGGCCTCGTTGGCGGCGATGTCACACTCCTCAAACTCGATCTTATTGGCTGCCAGGAAGCCCATCACgtcctgctgctgctttttgaTCTACGTGTGTGGGGGAGAAGGAGAGGAAGTTGTCAGTCATGTGTCAACAGCAAGGCAGCCTTTTGAGGAAACAGTTGAGCCTAAACTCACCCAACTGTTAATTTGTCTGCGGGGGAAAATTCCACACTTCCTCTTTGCAGTGACAAATCACAGAGTAAAAATTGCTAagtgctttatttttattttttttttcactaagTAAACATTTATTTGCCGTGAAGTAATCtaattcattcactacatcaatctgggttctcaagtttccattcaggacgacacATATCGTTCTAAGATTGTTTAAAAGGTGATTAattgatactaggaaataaagtattggatttaatttttaatgacAATGTCGTTAAGCGTTACTCGagtcagtctgcctgtctgcgACATCATCgccttccgggtatgtggtggtcatgggagttgtagtggacctgtgaaacacAGTTGATTCGCTCCTTCATACGCTGCGCCATACGTTAACGTCggcgccatattggatgtggcaagagtcggagcggagaagatgcctcattctTGTGCTGCATGAAGTGTATGACTCGTTTTACTGcccaaaccaaatcccaggAAATAACCGTTCACAGGCCATTCTAACATcgttttgagagcataattCGCCGACGTAGAGAACGTTTCTTAGAAAACAGTGTTTCCAGTTGgtaataattgataaatatgtgataatcaAAGTAAAATGCACGGCATACaagtaccactgttagaaaacccataatttttacatgtttgtcttcatgcttcactaATCTTTTTTTCACCTAGTGGTGAGATTTCGCACTTagttcggtggtccttgaaaGCACCAGCACTAGATTTTAAGATTCGTGATTTTAAATCGTTACTGGACTCACGACAGGCAAgaagtgtggattatgtagacgtaCGTGGCTTAGAGAAGCGCTAGCCTGACGGCCTGGCTAAAGGCTACAGCGTCACTCAGATTCCATCtattcatcgatcatcttacattatccaATAAtgagggtgtcacaagatcaaaATGTCATGAGATTTCTCGtctagaaaaaaaactgtcttgcgaTAATAAATTACACgctaaatgaaaattaactctaATTTTGCCGGActccatatattgccacgtgcatgcgtgtctgtctCCCtcctctctcgcctccaaacacgCAGGAAGTGCATTGGCTCAGCACCTAGACGCTTCACAGAACGGCTTGAGACGTTGTGAGATGGCGTGAGACCTCAGTCAGTCAATCGTTCGCTTTGTCTGTTGGTGGATGTGGGGCcgttagcatacacacagcaaaagagtgaagCCTTGTGAGAAGCAATGCAGGGTAATGTTGTCGAAAttaggagggggaaaaaaatgatcagaAAGGTAAACGCAAATGGAACAGctcaaaatggtgtgcgttcacagaataTAGTTTAATACATCaccaaagaaatgctgctctgtgtcgtgacacccctattcattagtggtgagtaccaaaacattttatactttagatgtgtttatgtgtgcatATAtaaggcttaaacctggattgtgtagcgagcgaacaatggcaattgaagaggtTTGGAGGAGGGGGAGCaaactgtgtgtcaaaaatagacatttttacgggCATATCAATtgttttttcaccattcgctgaGGGTCCCGGATGTAACCATTGGCATTGGAGGATTGAAGAAACTTAAATTTACCAAGTTCGCCACAAGTTTGTGATACAGTTTGAAAAAGTGCATCGAGCAAAAGTTTTTATTAGGTTTTACTGCATAACTGTTGGTTTGTGCACAAAACTGCACTGATTTCCAAGAAATcatgaggtggtggtggtggtggtggtggtggtgggggggggggggggggggtattaaAGACAACAAAATTTTGGTCAGGTCCCTGACAAAGGTTGGTATTTAGAAATTAGCTGAGTCATGATGTTGTTAGTGGAACCACCCACACAATCACAAATAGCTTCACTTGTGCTATCTTACATCATGTTccaagaaccaggaagtagtcgtCTAGCAAACACATGAACAAATGTGAGAATTTGGGCCTCGGTAGAAGTTTGCGCTCTACTATTTGACATTTTAAGTTGTGGTTTCATCCACTTTCATATTGAAATGTACAGGAAAAGGGTCTGGTGGAATACAGTAGATTAcattccaggaccaccagcgaatggtgaaaatcCATGCCTAATTGTTACAGACataaacatttgtatttttgacacacaatcCTCTAAACCCTCCTGCTAACTTGATGTTTCCTATGatttttggatcaacatttggcACTGGTGTTCGACTGCATCATAGCCTTGCCCCGttctgcatgcgtgtgtgttgtcCAATAGGGCCTTGATAGTTGCATGTAAGTGGGAGGATGGCCCTACAAGGCCAGACGGAAACAAGAGCTCCTCTGGGTCTCGAGAGGAGGTAACCAGTCAGACACGAGCCAAATATGGCCTTTTGCAagcagacacatacacacacacacacacaccctgagCTGCACATCAACACACACCTGGAGCCAAACTAAGCCAACTTCATGACAAAACCTCAGGGTTGTAGGAGTCATAATCAATTAGATAACGTCACACCCATCCCAGCCTCATGGTGTGAAAATCAGATTACTTAAATGCAGTCCGATTGGTAATTTTACACTTTAAATCATTTAAAGGTAGGTGAGATATGTGCACTGTTTAGGACAATGTGACAGCTCGCACAACTTGCTCGGCTTGGAGCTGCTGAGTGGAACGCCTGAGCTCACTCATTCTTAAAGACACAAAGTCCTCTCTCCAAAGGAGGAATGTGCACACCCTCTCCTCACCCATGTCTTTTCTTGAATTTGACTCCGTAGCTAGACAATAAACTGGTTAAGCATAAAGATTTTGATccactgtaataatgttaataatgtttCTGTGCTAAATTAAATATACCCATCATCTGATTTTCATATAAGGAAAACCAACCAAAAAATTCTTTGGCCGTGGTATTCCACTTGTCTCTGagttatctttttatttttatctatcTTTCGGGAAAGTCAGAGCTCAACGTCCTACACTGAACCATAAGAATGCTACACTGCTGAATCCTagactatgttcacactgcaggataTGATGctcagtttggatttttttcttcaaatacgATTTTTGTATGTGGtcattcacattaccaaaaacagTGTGACTTGTCAATCTGGGAAGTGaggtgcatgcgcaaaagcacaacGTCACACGCACTGCTTCGTGTTTACGGAAGTAGAGATTGCTACAGTGTGTGTCCTCTCCTCTGCgcttttgtggcaatttcaaggatttagTGCAACGAGAGACAAtgttttcttaaccaaatggtCCTGTGTagcagattaagaagaaagagcgcaagaattttggctatgacAGTTTGTAGAGAACTTGCTGCAAGGAGCATGTGGGTAAATGTCGGTGCTGGGACATTGCCGTGagctgcttcactgacactttttggAAATAATGTTCACACGACAAGAAgagcttttgcctacatcggtgagtaccgTCATCCAAGTCTCAGtaaacacagcaaaacacgcctttcgGTGACGTATAGGTCGCATATATCATGGACCGAAATTAACCTGACGCAAGACGCTAAATGTGTGTAAAAGTGTCAAAATCATGCAGATTTTCCATCTAAGACGATTTATTTTGCGTTTGATCGGGTCAGTTCGGTCATGGGAATAAGGGCGCAATATAATTTGCGAAAACCAAATTGCGCTGGAAAGTACGGTATTACGGTATTATGGCCATGGTGCGTATGAAAGCAGAACTCTGATTGGTCGTGAGACATATTCCCATCCAAATACGATCTGTGTTGCAGCAGATCGTCTGTTGCTGTTGGAAACAAATATGGTGGTCCTGCCGCAGTTTTAGCTGGCGATCTGCAGACTGAACACGATGATTACTAAGTATTTGTCTCATGTCACTCGGAGcgggacaacaataacaataacaaccctccgaaaaaacaaaaaacaacggccgATGACTTGGATAAGCCAGTTGGCCTCAACCTCAGCAGGCCCCTCCACAGGCACCAGTGACAGTTCCTGGACGCCGACGACGCCGACGACGCCGACGGTGAGTGATGGACGACAGCTGCCACCGAGACCTGGTGCATCTCATGTCGCCATAACCAGCTCGTTAAAAACAGTTCGGAAGTGGATGAAAGAATTGAACACGGACATTGGTTATAAAGTCAAGGACGACGATTGCGTTTACGAAATTTGGTGTGAGGTGTGCAAGGAACATGGTACTGGTTCAGATCGTGGGTCGGCTCTTGTGACTGGTAGCAACAGGGTGAAAAAGGAGGCAATACAGCAACACATTAAATCAACACTTCACCAACGGTCGTTAGCAACCAGGCACGGCAAATATTTGGAAGCAAACAAGAAACCAACTCCAATTGAAGACGGCTTTAAAAgggctgatgaaaaaacattggaaaaaattgacaattttttttttttgcctgaaaatTGCTTCTTAGATGAGCAATTTgcttgtaaagttaaaatctacaagcaacaaattgcttccACTGGATTTTGGCAATTTCTACCCttgatatatgcgacctgatgGTTCGGACTGCGGGAAGCATcgcatacattttatttggatttatatctacatacgaatgaggcctgagtcacatttgaaaaaatctggtttgtgctgttcacactgacatgaaaaaaaatcagatacaggtcacatatgagcaaaaaaatctgaaatgacCTGCATTGTGGACGTAGCCTTAGCTTGCTTTGCTGCTTTAGAGCGGCTTCATTTCCATAATCCGTGTTGCCCCTCACAATATAGTCAAACAGCTTGTCTATGCATGCAAATAACACTGCATCTGGCATCATGGGAAAAACAGCCGACTCATTGTTTGCCTAGAAATGGATCAGGTGTTTCTAATACTCAGAGAATGAAAAGTGCTGATGCAGGTCATTCCCCACATGCCCCCATGTTTTTCTATATAAACCCGTCACACTTTTATATAAACCCACCAACATCCAGACAGGGTGATTACACAACGTCCATAAAAATAGTCAAATCAAAAACAACAGTGAGTAATTACAAGTCATAAACATGCATTCATATGATCTTTGACCCCCACCTGCAGCAACTTCAAACAGAAACAATAACTGACTGTTTGAAGAAGATTAGAAGACAAGTGAGGTAGAGAGGTAACAAGGAACGTAAACTTTGCAACGTGACCTTTGAGTTTAGCTTCATTGGCCATGCCATCTTGGGTCAGATATCCTTTAAAATCTGCATAAAAGTTGTTTTGAGTGTCCAATTTGTTCCCTACAGAAAAACCCGCTGATCCAGAAACCACACCATCTCAACACAATATATACACGTGAGAATgtctatatattatattatattatattatattatattatattatattatactatattcccgatccacattttttggcttccgatcccatcttttttttggtttgtttttttaataataagcttttgttacaaacatgaattgtggaattgaatatgcataaaaaataatgcaaccaaagtattgctgaatttacttatttttattacacagcatgaccaacagcattgtttggcttttgtaacaaaccttaGTGAGTCAgttccctaatccaataaaagatccaacaaaagatcaaattggaaaaagcgggcgtgcaaaatacttttaagaTAAGGACAAATCATTTGatatggttatagatcaatttgtggtgtgatttagaatatgacaCTTTTTTAACAACTCTCTTCGGGCGctatgaaatcagttttattttttcccaaaattccattttttctgttttaatttttttagaattctgttttttttaccttttccaattattttacaaccatagagtgtgtgctgttTGGGTTAGTGATTAtcgatgcaatacatcattggcccattttgtccagtaagtgagaaatggatgtagctgagctaacttttctaatgggttgtcagcctcagcacatattgctacaaaatcttcaacaaactgtaatgcccgtgcttgtgattaaggaagatggagtcacacATGTCATTCCAATCGCATTAtgaatgtaagatattttaatgacacccttattttgtttacactcagacaaatgtgacagagcgctcttattttgaaggccagatgTGTGTTGTgagtgttgagaatggcaactGACGGTTGATACCGAATAAATgagcctctcgtcttttttccactcagaacct of the Dunckerocampus dactyliophorus isolate RoL2022-P2 chromosome 11, RoL_Ddac_1.1, whole genome shotgun sequence genome contains:
- the sh3bgrl gene encoding SH3 domain-binding glutamic acid-rich-like protein isoform X2 produces the protein MIKKQQQDVMGFLAANKIEFEECDIAANEANRKWMRENVPEESRPATGNPLPPQIFNESKYCGDYEAFFDAREDNAVYAFLGLTAPPGSKEAEALLKKAQQ
- the sh3bgrl gene encoding SH3 domain-binding glutamic acid-rich-like protein isoform X1; translation: MVIKVYIASSSGSTSIKKQQQDVMGFLAANKIEFEECDIAANEANRKWMRENVPEESRPATGNPLPPQIFNESKYCGDYEAFFDAREDNAVYAFLGLTAPPGSKEAEALLKKAQQ